From Gimesia panareensis, the proteins below share one genomic window:
- a CDS encoding sigma-70 family RNA polymerase sigma factor, with translation MEQKKQELQFTTLLTAHRRQLYAFIYSLLTDHTDAEDVYQRCSMILWDKFDQFDAECDFLPWAMGIAFYEVKNFLRVSSRDRHHFSEQLLNQLFERMQGSSAPNVQLSSLEKCLKSLRQKDLWLVQQVYWERRQCASVAEEMGMKINALYDRVGRIRGQLRDCVLRRVSEVEHAR, from the coding sequence ATGGAACAGAAAAAACAGGAACTGCAGTTCACAACATTGCTGACGGCACATCGTCGTCAGTTGTATGCGTTTATCTACTCGCTGCTGACGGATCATACAGATGCGGAAGATGTCTACCAGCGCTGCAGCATGATCCTGTGGGACAAGTTCGATCAATTTGACGCGGAATGCGATTTTCTGCCCTGGGCCATGGGCATCGCCTTTTATGAAGTGAAAAACTTCCTGCGAGTGTCATCCCGTGATCGGCACCATTTCTCCGAACAGTTGCTCAACCAGCTCTTTGAGCGGATGCAGGGCAGCAGTGCTCCCAATGTGCAACTCTCATCGCTGGAGAAGTGTTTGAAGTCCCTGCGTCAGAAGGATCTGTGGCTGGTGCAGCAGGTTTACTGGGAACGGCGTCAATGTGCGTCTGTGGCGGAGGAGATGGGAATGAAAATCAACGCCCTCTATGACCGGGTGGGCCGCATCCGCGGTCAATTAAGAGACTGTGTGCTGCGACGTGTGTCGGAGGTGGAACATGCCAGATAA
- a CDS encoding FecR family protein has product MPDKDQRDAAEFQRLLHRLADGSLDQTETEQLESLLLDQPVRQTQYLELMCLDASLMELGEISRSVPDYNISHPQEKKSVPWGVWVLTVCAVACLVVAAVLFVSTGNERQQVVQQEAPAALEETNQIANKQPPQEQFSQATLIAGHRAVFRGTHYPTLTGSRLRFAENYMLQDGMVKIRFASGAEVILKAPALFQVAQEEELVVNLGKCSVYAPEGAEGFKVSTPTSNVVDLGTRFSVTVAEDGASNVSVVDGEAEVSSLSDPRKKRLIKGETAYVGTDLNVIDGDRDQSSQDYIDAIPDHLITYEAVPDEQGRAKSLASVSVQRAGVQRIYQADDFILPVVNHYRPGSHAFGVVPAEAPAEELNRFGPMNLLFASGFINPGGEKAVHQGEFQLGRNGTPGMNLVFEQPVVNGPGPDLIIFDAQSIAHSLEGDVFHLYPQTDHPTARPMTVRKYDIDGHSEQAQIMTGCRLTQLSPDFADDGAPLPIVARSQLVHQVPSRLFAVGIDLDDMQIPPGGSITGLFLQDAQDDADRIDPVVIVGLPPVK; this is encoded by the coding sequence ATGCCAGATAAAGATCAACGGGACGCTGCGGAATTTCAGCGGCTGTTACACCGGCTCGCCGATGGTTCGCTCGATCAGACGGAAACAGAACAGCTTGAGTCGTTGCTGCTGGATCAGCCGGTACGACAGACACAGTACCTGGAACTGATGTGTCTCGATGCTTCCCTGATGGAGCTGGGCGAAATCAGCAGAAGTGTTCCCGATTATAACATCAGTCACCCGCAAGAAAAGAAATCGGTTCCCTGGGGCGTGTGGGTGCTGACAGTCTGCGCTGTGGCCTGCCTGGTTGTGGCGGCTGTCCTGTTTGTTTCCACGGGCAATGAACGGCAGCAGGTAGTACAACAGGAAGCTCCGGCAGCACTTGAAGAAACAAATCAGATCGCGAACAAACAGCCGCCGCAGGAACAGTTTTCCCAGGCGACATTGATCGCAGGACATCGGGCGGTCTTTCGGGGAACACATTATCCCACGCTGACTGGCAGTCGACTGCGGTTCGCTGAGAACTATATGCTGCAGGACGGCATGGTCAAAATCCGCTTTGCCTCGGGAGCGGAAGTGATTCTCAAAGCACCCGCACTATTCCAGGTGGCGCAGGAAGAGGAACTGGTGGTGAACCTCGGCAAGTGCTCAGTCTATGCACCCGAGGGGGCGGAAGGTTTTAAAGTCAGCACGCCGACCAGCAATGTCGTTGACCTGGGGACGCGTTTTTCCGTGACAGTTGCTGAAGACGGTGCCTCGAATGTGTCCGTTGTGGATGGTGAGGCGGAAGTCTCTTCGCTGAGCGATCCCCGCAAAAAGCGTCTGATTAAAGGGGAGACCGCTTATGTGGGCACCGACCTGAATGTAATAGACGGAGACCGCGATCAGTCGTCACAAGACTATATCGACGCCATCCCCGACCACCTGATTACTTATGAAGCGGTTCCCGACGAACAGGGGCGGGCGAAGTCGCTGGCGTCTGTCTCCGTGCAGCGGGCGGGAGTGCAGCGCATTTATCAGGCTGACGATTTTATTCTACCCGTCGTGAATCATTATCGACCCGGCTCCCATGCGTTCGGGGTCGTTCCCGCCGAGGCGCCCGCTGAGGAATTGAACCGCTTCGGCCCGATGAATCTGTTGTTTGCTTCGGGGTTCATCAACCCCGGCGGAGAGAAAGCAGTGCACCAGGGCGAATTTCAACTGGGACGTAACGGCACCCCCGGCATGAACCTGGTTTTCGAACAACCGGTGGTGAATGGACCTGGCCCCGACCTGATTATTTTCGACGCCCAGTCGATCGCCCACTCGCTGGAGGGGGACGTATTTCATTTGTACCCGCAGACCGATCACCCGACTGCCCGGCCGATGACGGTCCGGAAATATGACATCGACGGTCATTCCGAGCAGGCACAGATCATGACCGGCTGCCGTTTGACCCAGTTGAGTCCCGATTTCGCCGACGATGGAGCGCCGCTGCCAATCGTGGCACGCTCGCAGTTGGTACATCAGGTTCCCTCGCGGCTGTTTGCCGTCGGGATCGATCTGGATGACATGCAGATTCC